A genomic region of Denticeps clupeoides chromosome 9, fDenClu1.1, whole genome shotgun sequence contains the following coding sequences:
- the LOC114797286 gene encoding macrophage mannose receptor 1-like, which produces MDHFIFTMLLLSGVSSCAGLQYHFVNESMTWTEAQSYCRGNYTDLATVEDTEDMMMMVDITVQQGYKGPVWIGLYYGDTWRWSIQDNKSYSHADTGFRTWSQTQPDNAGTPITTEIKEACVIINTVGSWADDGCSKSYPTVCYQENNAGGIYVINSTGRTWTEAQIYCRQHYTDLAIIRNSEDNQNLTSQLKDNTWIGLHRYWVWSDQSSSTYRNWTAGRPLNNKASCAVADISQGGTWMDKDCGAQFPFICYQDNLVLVRENKTWKEALLYCRQNYVDLVSVASEKVQRWVREMAGEASTPYVWMGLRYSYTLNFWLWVSGDSTCYQSWATGNGTGWYRDEGGRRVWSTGAQQAGGEQKWVSLSEDTKLNFICIK; this is translated from the exons AtggatcattttattttcaccatGCTCTTATTATCAG GTGTGTCTTCATGTGCAGGTCTCCAGTATCACTTTGTGAATGAGAGTATGACCTGGACTGAAGCCCAGAGCTACTGCAGGGGGAATTACACTGACCTGGCCACTGTTGAGGACACAGAagacatgatgatgatggtggacaTCACTGTACAGCAGGGTTATAAAGGTCCAGTCTGGATTGGACTTTACTATGGGGACACATGGAGATGGTCCATACAGGACAACAAGTCCTACAGTCATGCAGATACAGGATTCAGAACCTGGAGTCAGACTCAGCCTGATAATGCTGGAACACCGATTACTACAGAAATAAAGGAGGCCTGTGTAATTATAAATACTGTAGGCAGCTGGGCTGATGACGGATGTTCGAAATCATATCCAACTGTCTGCTATCAAG AGAACAACGCTGGTGGCATTTATGTCATTAACTCCACCGGAAGAACCTGGACAGAAGCTCAGATCTACTGCAGACAGCACTACACAGACCTGGCCATCATCAGGAACAGTGAAGACAATCAAAACCTCACAAGTCAGTTGAAAGACAATACTTGGATTGGTCTGCACAGATACTGGGTGTGGTCAGACCAGAGTAGTTCTACATACAGGAACTGGACAGCAGGACGTCCTCTTAATAATAAAGCGAGTTGTGCTGTAGCTGATATCAGTCAGGGAGGAACATGGATGGACAAAGATTGTGGTGCTCAGTTTCCTTTTATCTGTTACCAAG ATAATCTGGTCCTGGTCCGTGAGAATAAGACCTGGAAGGAGGCTCTGCTGTACTGCAGACAGAACTATGTGGACCTGGTGTCAGTCGCTTCTGAGAAGGTCCAGCGCTGGGTGAGGGAGATGGCGGGAGAAGCCTCCACTCCTTATGTCTGGATGGGTCTGCGCTACAGCTACACTCTGAACTTCTGGTTGTGGGTGAGTGGAGATTCCACCTGCTACCAGTCCTGGGCCACAGGTAACGGGACGGGCTGGTACAGAGATGAAGGGGGCAGGAGGGTCTGGAGCACCGGCGCCCAGCAGGCTGGAGGAGAACAGAAGTGGGTCAGTCTGTCTGAGGACACTAAGCTCAACTTTATCTGCATAAAATAA